The Mesorhizobium loti DNA segment GCAGGCGCTGGCGGAAAGCGGCGAAGACGGGATTATGCACTCCGGCGCTGAGCGCGGCCATATAGAGGACGTTGCGGACCGGCTCGCGGCCACCCCAGATACATCGCTTGCCTTTGAGCTTGCCGCTGTCGTGGTCGTAGGGGGCGAGCCCGACAAGGGCGGCAATCCGCCGGTTGGACAAGCGGCCCAGTTCAGGCAGCTGTGCGATCAGTGTGGCACTCAGGACCGGGCCGACACTGGGAGTTGAACGCAGCAGGCGGTCGCGCCGTGCCAGGGCATGGTCGGCCGCGATGGCTTGGGCGATGCGTTTGTCGAGCAACAGGATGTCGGCACTGAGCCGGGTCGCTCGCCGCTTGGCCAGGCGCTTGAGAGCGGCATCGCGCACGTGTTCGAGCTGGTTGTTGACACGGCTGAGCTCGGCTTGGAGCTGGCGCCGCGCGGTGACCAGTTCGATCACCAACTCCAGACTTGGATCAAACTCCACCGGATGCACCGGCAACGTCGCAAGGAAACGGGCGATCACACGTGCATCGAGGCGATCGTTCTTGGCGTTGACGCCGGCCGCCCGTGCGAATTGGCGCAGCCTGTGCGGATTGATGCGACGCACCGGCAGGCCTTTCTGCCACAGCGCCTTGAGCACAGCCCGCTCATAGCCGCCGCTCGCCTCAAGGCCGACGGCGGCGATCGCCCGACCCGACAGACGCTCGACCAATGCCGCATAACCGGCTTCGTCATTGTCGACTGCGAACAACTCCCCTGTTTCCCGAATGGCCACGTCCAGTCGCTCCTTGGCCACATCGATGCCGACATGCAGTGCAATTTGTGTCATCTTCTGATCCCTTCCTTGCTGGTGCGGGGTCGAACCCTAGCAACCGTTCGGGCTGTGGAAGATGCGGTCGGAGTTCCTTGCTCATCCACGGGCTTATGCCAAGGGGTGTACGGGCTTCCGCCGCAACGGGTGATCCGGTCATGACCCGGGTCACCCGTCAGCCCTGATCCTGCATGATTCGAGAGACACAAGGGGTGTTCCAGCGGAGTGAGACGCTGGTGTTGTGCCGTAGTGCCCCGGTTCAGTTGAAAGGTAGCGTCAAGCTGGAGCACCCCTCATCCGACCGCGCTTCGCGCGGCCACCTTCTCCCACAGGGGGAGAAGGAAGAGCCGCGCCTCTCCGTCACCCATTCACCGCACGGCTATCCGTCGGCGCCTCATCCCTCTCCGTCAGCCCATAATCCCTCACCACATGCGCAATCCGCAGTCGATAGCCGGCAAATATGCCGCCCCGGCCTGCCTGCTGCGCCTGCCGGTGCTCTTCGGTGTTGCGCCAGGCCTTCACCGCTTCCTCGTCGCGCCAGAACGACAGCGACAGGATGCGGTTCGGGTCGACCAGGCTCTGAAACCGTTCGATCGAGATGAAGCCGTCAATGCCGTCGAGCAAGGGACGCAGATTTGCGGCGATGCCGAGATAAGCATCGCGTTTGCCCTGTGCCGGTTCGACCTCGAAGATGACGGCGATCACGGCAGCACCAGCTTGGCGTGCGGCCCGGAGACGTGTTTCAGGAACATGCGGTCCTCCTTGAGGATGAATCGTTCTCGCTTGGCGAACTCATAGTTTGCCTTGCCGGCGGGATCGGCGGCAAGCCGGGCGCGATAGGCTTCGTAGGCCGCCAGGTTCTCGATGTCGTAGGCGGCGTAGGCCGTCGTCGCCGAGCCTTCATGCGGGGCATAGTAGCCGATCAGATCGGCGCCGCAGCGGGGAATGGCCTGCCCCCAGTTGCGGGCATACTCCTCGAAGGCGGCCTTGCCGAACGGGTCGATCTCATAGCGGATGAAGCAGGTGATGGTCATGGTCGTCTCCTTGGGTTCTGGCATCGACGCTTCGAGCGCGGTCGAAACGTCATGCGCATCGATGTGCTAGGCAGTTTCGTGTCAGGAGCCGTCGTTGCTTGCGTCGTCGTCTCCTTGAGCTGACCGGAGAATAATGCTTATCTGACCAGAATGCTTCGACGAGGAACGAACTATGCGTGAAGGACCTGACATCGCCCGCATCGCCAGCCTGGTCGGCGATCCGGCCCGCGCCAACATGCTGAACGCCCTGATGGGCGGCACGGCGCTGACGGCGAGCGAACTGGCGCTGGAGGCCGGCGTGTCGCTGCCCACCGCCTCCTCGCATCTGTCGAAACTGATGGAGGGCGGCTTGCTGACCTTGGCCAGCCAGGGCCGGCACCGCTATTACGGCCTCGCGGGCCCGCAAGTGGCGGGCATGATCGAAGCCATCACCGGTGTCGCGGAGGCTGTTGGCCCCAAACGTGTGCGCCCTGGCCCGCGCGACGGCGCCATGCGCGTGGCCCGTGTCTGCTACGACCACCTTGCCGGTGAGCAGGCGGTGGCCATGCTCGACCGTCTGGTCGAGAGGGACATATTGCTCCGTGACGACAGGGAGATCAGGCTCGGTCCGTCGGCGGCCTCGCATTTTTCCGCGATCGGCATCGATGTCGATGCCAAACCGCGCCGCCCGGTCTGCCGCGCCTGCCTCGACTGGAGCGTGCGCCGCTCGCACCTCGCCGGCACGCTGGGCGCCGCCATCCTCGACAAGATACTCGCCGAGAAATGGGCGCGCCGCGAAAAGGACAGCCGCGCGGTGGTGTTTTCGCCACCGGGCAAGCAGGCGTTCGAGAGGGTGTTCTTGAGTTAGTTTGCCGGCGCGCCACCTCAACCTTCGTCATCCTAGGGCGGAGCAGCCGCAAGCGGCGTCGCGGAGACCCTAGGATGACGAAGTCCAGTAGGATCAACCCCGCTTCAACACCTTCCCCTGCTCGAAAAACCCCTTCCACGGATCGGCTTCCGCCAGCTTCGCCAGCGTCGTCTTGTCGCCGATCGGGAACGCATTCGGCGCCAGCCCGGCCTCTATCTCGGCCCAGGTCACCGGCATCGACACGGTGGCACCTTTCTTCGCCCGTGACGAATAGGGTGCGACCGTCGTCGAGCCCCTGCCATTGCGCAGATAGTCGACGAAGATCTTTCCGGTGCGCGCCTTTTTCGAAAGCGTCGCCGTGTAGCGGTCGGGGGCACCCTGTTCGAGCGCCTTGGCGAAATCATGGGCGAAGGTCTTCACCGCCTCCCAATCCGCCGACGGCTTCAGCGGCACCAGCACATGATAGCCCTTGCCGCCCGAGGTCTTGACGAAGTTAGGCAGCGACAGCTCATCGAGCTTGCCCCTTATATCGAGCGCCGCCTCCCGCACCGCTTTCACCTCGACGCCTTCATCGGGATCGAGATCGAAGATGATCTGGTCAGGCTGCTCCAGCTTGTCGATCGTGCAGCCCCAGATGTGGATTTCGACCACGCCGTACTGGACGAGTGCCGCGACACCGTCGAAATCCCGCACGAACAGGATTTCTTCGCCATCCGTCGGGTCTTTCATCCGGGCGATTTTTTCGTTCATGCCGGCCGAGGCATGCTTCTGGAAGAAGCGCGGGCCGCCAACGCCGTCCGGCGCCCGCACCAGGCTGAGGGGCCGGTTGACGACGAATGGCTCCATGCGCGGCCAAACCTCGGCGTAGTGGTCGAGCAGGCCCTGCTTTGAGATTTTCTCCTCGGGCCACAGCAGCTTGTCGGGATGGGAGAGTTTTACACTGGTCGTCATCGCCCCGGCGCCGGTCCCGCTCGACGCCGGCTTGGCCTTGCCTGTCGCTGCCTTGGGCTTTTCCTGCACAACGTCCTCCGCCGGCTTGTCCTCGCGCAGCCCCTGGAACGAAGCATGGCGTATTATACGGTCCGACGTCCAGCTGCGAAACTCCACTTCGCCGACCAGTTCCGGCTCGACCCAGACCAGGCCCTTGCCCTTCGGCACGGCCTTGTCGAAGGGCGAAGCCGTCGCCTTCAGCGCGTCGAGCTTCTGCTTAAGCTCCGTCGCGCCCCTGGCGGAGAAACCGGTGCCGACACGGCCGGCATAATGCAGTTTGCCGTCCTCGTAGTAACCGACCAGCAGCGAGCGCAGTCCGCGCCCGGTCTTGTCCGACGGCAGATAGCCGCCGATGACGAACTCCTGCCGCGCCGTGCATTTCGACTTCACCCAGGTCGGGCCGCGCCCGCTGCGATAGGGCGCATCTGCACGCTTAGACACGACGCCTTCCAGCCCCATGCGGCAGGCATGCTCCAGCATGATCTTGCCGGGCTCGGAAAAGTGGTCGGAGAAACGCACCGCCGGATTGTCCGGCTGCTTGCCGAGCAGCTCCTGCAAGGCCTGTTTGCGCTCGACCAGTGGCTCGGCGCGCAAATCCTTGCCGTCGAGCCGCATCAGGTCAAAGACGTAGTAGATGAAGCGGTTGGTGCGGTTAGCAGACAGGTCCTGCTGCAGCAACGAGAAAGAAGAAACGCCGCTGTCGGCCAGCACGACGATCTCGCCGTCGATGATGGCGTCGCTGCATTTCAGCGCTGCCAGCTCTGCGGCGATCTCGCCG contains these protein-coding regions:
- a CDS encoding ATP-dependent DNA ligase translates to MAGLEQYHAKRDFKKTSEPAGKVARTKKSEAGGIFVIHKHAATRLHYDLRLEHDGVLWSWAVTRGPSLDPHEKRLAVHVEDHPIDYAPFEGTIPKGEYGGGSVIVWDEGTWVPETDPAKAMKKGHISFELKGHKLHGLWHLVRLKPRAGEKRDNWLLIKSDDAAARPGEDILKDAPQSVKSGLTIEEVGEGKASKGAKPDVWHSNKPAAGKAKAAARKLDFVEPQLATLERDAPPGKDWLHEVKFDGYRMQAQIAGTDVRLLTRTGLDWTEKFGGEIAAELAALKCSDAIIDGEIVVLADSGVSSFSLLQQDLSANRTNRFIYYVFDLMRLDGKDLRAEPLVERKQALQELLGKQPDNPAVRFSDHFSEPGKIMLEHACRMGLEGVVSKRADAPYRSGRGPTWVKSKCTARQEFVIGGYLPSDKTGRGLRSLLVGYYEDGKLHYAGRVGTGFSARGATELKQKLDALKATASPFDKAVPKGKGLVWVEPELVGEVEFRSWTSDRIIRHASFQGLREDKPAEDVVQEKPKAATGKAKPASSGTGAGAMTTSVKLSHPDKLLWPEEKISKQGLLDHYAEVWPRMEPFVVNRPLSLVRAPDGVGGPRFFQKHASAGMNEKIARMKDPTDGEEILFVRDFDGVAALVQYGVVEIHIWGCTIDKLEQPDQIIFDLDPDEGVEVKAVREAALDIRGKLDELSLPNFVKTSGGKGYHVLVPLKPSADWEAVKTFAHDFAKALEQGAPDRYTATLSKKARTGKIFVDYLRNGRGSTTVAPYSSRAKKGATVSMPVTWAEIEAGLAPNAFPIGDKTTLAKLAEADPWKGFFEQGKVLKRG
- a CDS encoding NIPSNAP family containing protein; translated protein: MTITCFIRYEIDPFGKAAFEEYARNWGQAIPRCGADLIGYYAPHEGSATTAYAAYDIENLAAYEAYRARLAADPAGKANYEFAKRERFILKEDRMFLKHVSGPHAKLVLP
- a CDS encoding monooxygenase protein; translated protein: MIAVIFEVEPAQGKRDAYLGIAANLRPLLDGIDGFISIERFQSLVDPNRILSLSFWRDEEAVKAWRNTEEHRQAQQAGRGGIFAGYRLRIAHVVRDYGLTERDEAPTDSRAVNG
- a CDS encoding Putative transposase for insertion sequence NGRIS-19a; the encoded protein is MTQIALHVGIDVAKERLDVAIRETGELFAVDNDEAGYAALVERLSGRAIAAVGLEASGGYERAVLKALWQKGLPVRRINPHRLRQFARAAGVNAKNDRLDARVIARFLATLPVHPVEFDPSLELVIELVTARRQLQAELSRVNNQLEHVRDAALKRLAKRRATRLSADILLLDKRIAQAIAADHALARRDRLLRSTPSVGPVLSATLIAQLPELGRLSNRRIAALVGLAPYDHDSGKLKGKRCIWGGREPVRNVLYMAALSAGVHNPVFAAFRQRLRAKGKVAKVAIVAVMRKLITTLNAMIRDDKPWNPACV
- a CDS encoding transcriptional regulator; this translates as MREGPDIARIASLVGDPARANMLNALMGGTALTASELALEAGVSLPTASSHLSKLMEGGLLTLASQGRHRYYGLAGPQVAGMIEAITGVAEAVGPKRVRPGPRDGAMRVARVCYDHLAGEQAVAMLDRLVERDILLRDDREIRLGPSAASHFSAIGIDVDAKPRRPVCRACLDWSVRRSHLAGTLGAAILDKILAEKWARREKDSRAVVFSPPGKQAFERVFLS